From Clostridia bacterium:
TTTACCAAAAGCTTTATCAAAGCACCAAGTCACAAATACCGCACACCACGCCTGTCCCTGCAAACTCGGACACACATCTCTCCAATACTTGGTATAGTTTCCGCTACCCGCATTCGCCGTCTTACTGTCAAGATTTGCGTTGCTTCGTTTTTCGAGGTAACCAACCTCATTTTTTGCAATCGCAATCAATTTTTCAATATGCTTATTCATCGTACCCCTCCTTCTTCGGCTTAACATAGGTAAGAGCCTGCTTGCTGTCCGATGCACCGGCGGTAGTCGGATCAACTAAAATGCCGATAAACGATAACAGCTCAACAGCCATCAGCAACAGATTTACAACCGCGCTTTCTGAAATTTTAGGAACA
This genomic window contains:
- a CDS encoding phage holin — encoded protein: MQINWKVRFRNPVFWVAALPMAVSFVYTCLGLYGIVPKISESAVVNLLLMAVELLSFIGILVDPTTAGASDSKQALTYVKPKKEGYDE